Proteins from a single region of Punica granatum isolate Tunisia-2019 chromosome 8, ASM765513v2, whole genome shotgun sequence:
- the LOC116188254 gene encoding uncharacterized protein LOC116188254: MAKVKEVRNNSTSHHHRTAPRMLSCRSSKGIKPVLSKQRKPKSLKKKEWDQVTCSVCLEYPHNAVLLLCSSYDKGCRPYMCSTGRRYSNCLEQYKKAYMKLKEVEGTSLGNVPANHELATANLGNMGEKVQVPELLCPLCRGQVKGCTVVETARKYFNGKKRMCIQEKCMFSGNYKELRKHVRAEHPWARPRAVDPALEEKWKRLEQQRERNDVISTIISSTPGAVVLGDYVIERNPLFIDYEWDGYSSDDLAPLENLGREFVTSALMYGDGYGSSEENLNVNRSRSSRISLTSSRAYHRYLSGRPRRRPRH; this comes from the coding sequence ATGGCGAAAGTTAAGGAGGTACGCAACAACTCTACCTCCCACCATCATCGGACGGCCCCGCGTATGTTGTCATGTCGCTCATCCAAAGGAATTAAGCCTGTTCTCTCTAAGCAAAGGAAACCCAAAtcattgaaaaagaaagagtggGACCAGGTAACCTGCTCAGTGTGCTTGGAATATCCCCACAATGCTGTCCTCCTGCTATGTTCTTCCTACGACAAGGGCTGCCGGCCTTACATGTGTTCAACAGGCCGTCGCTACTCAAACTGCCTTGAACAGTACAAGAAGGCTTACATGAAACTGAAGGAAGTGGAGGGTACTTCTTTAGGGAATGTCCCAGCAAATCATGAACTTGCCACTGCCAACTTGGGAAATATGGGTGAAAAGGTTCAAGTGCCTGAGCTCTTATGCCCACTGTGTCGAGGGCAAGTGAAGGGCTGTACTGTTGTGGAAACAGCGAGAAAGTACTTCAATGGGAAGAAGAGGATGTGCATACAAGAGAAATGCATGTTCTCTGGGAATTACAAGGAGCTCCGGAAGCACGTCCGGGCGGAGCACCCATGGGCCCGGCCGCGGGCTGTGGACCCTGCACTCGAAGAGAAGTGGAAGAGGCTTGAGCAGCAAAGGGAGAGGAATGATGTGATCAGCACAATTATCTCCTCTACTCCGGGGGCTGTGGTGTTAGGGGATTATGTAATTGAACGAAACCCTCTTTTCATAGACTATGAATGGGATGGATATTCAAGTGATGATCTGGCTCCGCTAGAGAATTTGGGCCGGGAGTTTGTGACTTCAGCCCTGATGTATGGTGATGGTTATGGCTCAAGTGAGGAAAATTTGAATGTGAACAGGTCTCGGTCCTCTCGAATATCATTAACTTCATCCCGTGCCTACCACAGGTATCTGAGTGGCAGACCAAGGAGGAGGCCGAGGCATTGA